From Ursus arctos isolate Adak ecotype North America unplaced genomic scaffold, UrsArc2.0 scaffold_11, whole genome shotgun sequence, the proteins below share one genomic window:
- the LRIT3 gene encoding leucine-rich repeat, immunoglobulin-like domain and transmembrane domain-containing protein 3, translating to MRLSACLCIVLISFLEGVSCSCPSQCTCDYHGRNDGTGSRSVLCNDLDMNEVPVNFPVDTVKLRIEKTVIRRIPAEAFYYLEELQYLWVTCNSVASLDASSFYNLKQLHELRLDGNSLAAFPWASLRDMPHLRTLDLHNNRITSVPNEVVRYLKNLAYLDLSSNRLTTLPPDFLESWSHLLTTSSRSLNLTPRRVILGLQDNPWFCDCHISKMIELSKVADPTVVLLDPLMICSEPERLTGILFQRAELEHCLKPSVMTSATQITSALGSNVLLRCDATGYPTPQLTWSRSDSSPVNYTVIQESPGEGVRWSIISLTGISYKDAGDYKCKAKNLAGMSEAVVTVTVVGVVTTTISSDTSERIGDHPEEEVQPGSKATSVPGSLSSPWPFSSPSSPASSIFLSTSTSPPPSTAFFSSSPFLSSIVSSAPTLSTRISISPTMASQQSLQLHPDGKRNLKVEMGGSKLSSAGASKKEELASVDQATPMEKNATIENLRVVGETEESVTLMWNIVNTTRKPEMTVLYSKYGDKDLLLLHADSSKNRATIDGLEPGGQYIACVCPKGASPQKDQCITFSTDRVKEEGDPQVSFLVIVSGTACVVVLPLIFFLLYKVCKLQCRSESFWEDDLAKETYIQFETLFPRSQSVGDLWTRRHRDDSEKLLLCSRSSVESQVTFKSEVSRPEYYC from the exons ATGCGTCTCTCAGCATGTCTGTGCATTGTACTTATTAGCTTTTTGGAGGGAGTGAGCTGTTCATGTCCTTCACAGTGCACCTGCGATTATCATGGCAGAAATGACGGCACAGGATCAAG GTCGGTGCTATGTAATGACCTGGATATGAACGAGGTCCCCGTGAACTTCCCCGTGGACACCGTGAAGCTGCGTATAGAGAAGACTGTCATCCGCAGGATCCCCGCAGAGGCCTTCTACTACCTGGAGGAGCTCCAGTACCTCTGGGTGACTTGTAATTCCGTGGCCAGCCTTGATGCCAGCAGCTTTTACAACCTAAAGCAGCTGCATGAGTTGCGCTTGGATGGAaattctctggctgctttcccttgGGCATCTCTGCGGGACATGCCCCATCTGAGGACCCTGGATTTGCACAACAACAGAATAACCAGTGTGCCAAACGAGGTGGTCAGGTATCTGAAGAACCTTGCCTACTTGGATTTATCAAGCAACAGGCTAACCACACTACCACCAGATTTCCTGGAGAGCTGGTCCCACTTACTTACGACATCATCACGAAGCCTGAACCTTACACCGCGAAGAGTCATTCTCG GTCTGCAGGACAACCCTTGGTTCTGCGACTGTCACATTTCCAAAATGATCGAGTTGTCGAAAGTTGCTGACCCTACTGTGGTGCTTCTTGACCCACTAATGATCTGTAGTGAGCCTGAGCGCCTGACCGGGATTTTGTTTCAGCGGGCTGAGCTGGAGCATTGCCTGAAGCCGTCTGTGATGACCTCAGCCACCCAGATCACATCCGCTCTGGGCAGTAATGTTCTGCTGCGGTGTGATGCGACTGGCTACCCTACCCCACAGCTCACATGGAGCAGGTCTGACAGCTCACCAGTTAACTAtacag tAATTCAGGAATCTCCAGGGGAAGGAGTCAGATGGTCCATAATAAGCTTGACAGGCATTTCTTACAAGGATGCTGGAGATTACAAATGTAAGGCCAAAAATTTGGCTGGAATGTCAGAAGCTGTGGTTACTGTGACAGTGGTAGGTGTCGTCACGACCACCATATCATCAGATACCTCTGAAAGAATTGGAGATCACCCTGAGGAAGAAGTCCAGCCAGGATCTAAAGCTACATCTGTACCTGGTTCATTGTCATCTCCCTGgcctttttcctccccttcctcccctgcttcttccatttttctttctacttctacttcacctcctccctccactgctttcttctcctcatctcctttcctctcctccatcgTTTCTTCAGCCCCAACTTTAAGCACAAGAATTTCAATAAGCCCCACCATGGCCAGCCAGCAGTCACTCCAGCTCCACCCAGatgggaaaagaaatttaaaggtgGAGATGGGTGGAAGTAAGCTTTCCTCAGCTGGGGCAAGTAAAAAAGAAGAGTTGGCGTCGGTGGATCAAGCGACGCCAATGGAAAAGAACGCCACGATAGAAAATCTCAGGGTAGTCGGTGAGACTGAGGAGAGTGTGACTTTGATGTGGAACATCGTCAACACCACGCGTAAGCCTGAGATGACCGTATTGTACTCCAAGTACGGTGACAAGGACCTGCTGCTGCTGCATGCAGACTCCAGCAAGAACCGAGCAACCATAGATGGCTTGGAGCCTGGCGGGCAATACATAGCATGTGTCTGTCCGAAAGGAGCGTCTCCCCAGAAAGACCAATGTATTACCTTTTCTACTGACAGAGTTAAAGAAGAAGGTGATCCTCAAGTGTCTTTCCTTGTCATCGTGAGCGGTACTGCCTGTGTTGTTGTCTtgccattgatttttttcctgttgtacAAAGTTTGTAAACTGCAATGTAGGTCAGAATCCTTCTGGGAAGATGATCTGGCAAAGGAAACGTATATCCAATTTGAGACCCTGTTCCCCAGGTCTCAAAGTGTAGGGGACCTTTGGACGCGAAGGCACAGAGATGATTCAGAAAAATTGCTGCTTTGTTCTAGGTCAAGTGTGGAATCTCAGGTGACTTTTAAAAGTGAAGTTTCGAGGCCCGAGTATTATTGCTAA